One genomic region from Gemmobacter aquarius encodes:
- a CDS encoding NUDIX hydrolase: MIRRYGEPVQKGQRYTRRPGVYAILLNGPDILLTHQANPIPEFQLPGGGIDKGEHPVAALHREVFEETGYKIDIAQRIGAFRRFTYMPDYDLWAEKLCTIYLARPVLRLGPPSEAGHTAVWTTATEAVHLLGNAGDKAMLAGVLGIAPPR; this comes from the coding sequence ATGATCCGTCGATATGGTGAGCCTGTGCAGAAAGGTCAACGCTACACGCGCAGGCCGGGCGTTTATGCCATTCTGTTGAACGGTCCCGACATCCTGCTGACCCATCAGGCCAACCCGATACCCGAATTCCAGCTTCCCGGCGGCGGCATCGACAAGGGCGAACACCCCGTGGCGGCGCTCCATCGCGAGGTGTTCGAGGAAACCGGCTACAAGATCGACATCGCCCAACGCATCGGCGCCTTCCGCCGCTTCACCTATATGCCCGACTACGACCTTTGGGCCGAAAAGCTGTGCACCATCTACCTCGCCCGCCCCGTGCTGCGCCTTGGCCCCCCGTCCGAGGCGGGGCATACCGCCGTCTGGACCACCGCGACCGAAGCGGTTCACCTTCTGGGCAACGCGGGCGACAAAGCCATGCTCGCCGGCGTTCTGGGCATAGCCCCGCCGCGATAA
- the ilvA gene encoding threonine ammonia-lyase IlvA has protein sequence MSRFTDQARAATVSLRELFPETPLQRNEHLSQRYEADIYLKREDLSPVRSYKLRGAFTAMGKVLAATPERNMFVCASAGNHAQGVAFACRHFGVSGVIFMPVTTPQQKIDKTRAFGGDAVEIVLTGDYFDQTLAAAQALCAEKGAHFLSPFDDEDVILGQASVAVEMLDQLGQRPDMVILPVGGGGLSSGVTAYLREAAPGVDFRFVEPLGGASLMAALRAGKPDKLARVNSFVDGAAVARLGERNFARLDWVDVAQVLLAPEDRICVTMLEMLNVEGIVLEPAGALSVDVLPELADEIRGKTVVCVTSGGNFDFERLPEVKERAQRYSGVKKYFILRMPQRPGALREFLGMLGPDDDIARFEYLKKSARNFGSVLIGIEAKRPEAFKSLFSKLDEAAFVYRDITNDEILAEFLI, from the coding sequence GTGTCACGATTTACTGATCAGGCTCGGGCGGCGACCGTATCCTTGCGCGAATTGTTCCCCGAGACGCCTTTGCAGCGCAACGAACACCTGTCGCAGCGGTATGAGGCGGACATTTACCTTAAGCGCGAAGACCTGAGCCCGGTTCGCAGCTACAAGCTGCGCGGGGCTTTTACCGCGATGGGAAAGGTGCTGGCGGCAACGCCCGAACGGAACATGTTCGTTTGCGCCAGCGCGGGCAATCACGCGCAGGGTGTGGCCTTTGCCTGCCGGCATTTCGGGGTGTCGGGTGTGATCTTCATGCCCGTGACCACGCCGCAGCAAAAGATCGACAAGACGCGGGCCTTTGGCGGGGATGCGGTCGAGATCGTGCTGACGGGCGATTATTTCGACCAGACGCTGGCAGCGGCGCAGGCGCTTTGCGCCGAGAAGGGCGCGCATTTCCTTTCGCCCTTCGACGACGAGGATGTGATTCTGGGCCAGGCCTCGGTCGCGGTCGAGATGCTGGATCAGTTGGGGCAGCGACCTGACATGGTGATCTTGCCGGTGGGCGGGGGCGGGCTTTCGTCGGGCGTCACGGCCTATCTGCGCGAGGCAGCGCCGGGGGTGGATTTCCGTTTCGTCGAGCCGCTTGGCGGGGCAAGCCTGATGGCGGCGCTGCGGGCGGGCAAGCCGGACAAGCTGGCGCGGGTGAACAGTTTTGTCGATGGCGCGGCGGTGGCGCGGCTGGGGGAGCGCAACTTTGCGCGGCTGGATTGGGTGGACGTGGCGCAGGTGCTGCTGGCCCCCGAAGACCGGATTTGCGTGACGATGCTGGAAATGCTGAACGTCGAGGGGATCGTGCTGGAGCCGGCAGGGGCGTTGTCGGTCGATGTGCTGCCGGAACTGGCAGACGAGATACGGGGCAAGACGGTGGTCTGTGTTACTTCGGGGGGTAACTTCGACTTTGAACGGTTGCCCGAGGTAAAGGAACGGGCGCAGCGTTATTCGGGGGTGAAGAAATACTTCATCCTGCGGATGCCGCAGCGGCCGGGTGCGCTGCGCGAGTTTCTGGGCATGCTGGGGCCGGATGACGATATCGCGCGGTTCGAATACCTGAAGAAATCGGCGCGCAACTTTGGCTCGGTCCTGATCGGGATCGAGGCGAAGCGGCCCGAGGCGTTCAAATCGCTGTTTTCCAAGCTGGACGAGGCTGCCTTTGTCTATCGTGACATCACGAATGACGAGATATTGGCGGAATTCCTGATCTAG
- a CDS encoding CoA pyrophosphatase, giving the protein MPSDEERLRAALTRPARPSSDFDLNPAIVLPAGRVLRPAAVLVAVWLRPEGARLVLTKRSSHLQHHPGQIALPGGKVDAGDDGAVGAALREAREEIGLPGGQVQVLGELPAHETVTGFSVTPVLALLRGDFVPVPEAGEVEEAFDVPLSHVLDPARYRIESRRWRGEWRRYYAVPWGPYYIWGATARILRGLADRVQG; this is encoded by the coding sequence ATGCCGAGTGATGAAGAACGCTTGCGCGCGGCACTGACCCGCCCCGCGCGGCCTTCGTCGGATTTTGACCTGAACCCTGCGATCGTCTTGCCTGCGGGGCGCGTGTTGCGCCCTGCCGCCGTTCTGGTGGCGGTGTGGCTGCGGCCCGAGGGGGCGCGGTTGGTGTTGACCAAGCGGTCGTCGCATTTGCAGCACCATCCGGGGCAGATCGCGCTTCCGGGCGGTAAGGTGGATGCGGGCGATGATGGCGCGGTGGGGGCCGCGCTGCGCGAGGCAAGGGAAGAGATCGGCTTGCCGGGCGGGCAGGTTCAGGTGCTGGGCGAGTTGCCCGCGCATGAGACGGTGACAGGGTTTTCGGTGACTCCGGTTCTGGCGCTGTTGCGCGGCGATTTCGTGCCGGTGCCCGAGGCGGGCGAGGTCGAGGAGGCGTTCGACGTGCCCTTGTCGCATGTGCTTGACCCTGCGCGATACCGGATCGAAAGTCGGCGCTGGCGCGGTGAATGGCGGCGCTATTATGCAGTTCCGTGGGGGCCTTATTACATCTGGGGGGCCACGGCGCGGATATTGCGCGGGCTCGCGGATCGGGTGCAGGGATGA
- a CDS encoding PP2C family protein-serine/threonine phosphatase translates to MGERIRVLVADESRAQRMMLALQLSRWGYEVVEAASGPEALALSVDADVVLSGWVLPGMSGPEFCRAFRASGRDRYGYFVLLTSRSGKEDVADGLECGADDFLTKPVSAAELHARVRAGERILGMQDELLAKNQVLRRLYDAVDRDLAEARRLQESLVATREFSFAGADVSLLMRPSGHVGGDLVGCLPLGPDLVALYAIDVSGHGVAAAMMTARLAGMLSPHALDRNVALRGGVPVPPEEVAAGLNRMMGQEMQVDQYFTMVFAHLVLSTGEVRLVQAGHPHPVVLREGGFAARIGAGGFPVGLVADARYDAVSLRLSPGDRLVIPSDGVTECPGAKGDLGEEGMIALLRGKAGLSGDKLHKALLDDLTAFAGGEDLPDDVSAVIVDYRGGAMPRTPASMALSPALPRR, encoded by the coding sequence ATGGGCGAACGGATCAGGGTTCTTGTGGCGGATGAAAGCAGGGCGCAGCGGATGATGCTGGCGCTACAGCTTTCGCGCTGGGGGTATGAGGTGGTCGAGGCCGCTTCCGGGCCCGAGGCGCTGGCGCTTTCGGTCGATGCCGATGTGGTACTGTCGGGCTGGGTGCTGCCGGGGATGAGCGGACCGGAGTTTTGCCGCGCCTTTCGGGCCTCGGGGCGGGACAGATACGGGTATTTCGTGCTGCTCACCTCGCGTTCCGGCAAAGAGGATGTGGCGGACGGGCTGGAATGCGGGGCGGATGACTTCCTGACAAAGCCGGTAAGTGCCGCTGAATTGCACGCGCGGGTGCGTGCGGGTGAGCGGATTTTGGGGATGCAGGACGAGCTTTTGGCCAAGAATCAGGTTTTGCGGCGGCTTTACGATGCGGTGGACCGTGATCTGGCAGAAGCGCGGCGCTTGCAGGAAAGTCTGGTGGCCACGCGTGAATTCAGCTTTGCGGGGGCCGATGTGTCGCTGTTGATGCGGCCTTCGGGGCATGTCGGGGGCGATCTGGTCGGGTGCCTGCCGCTGGGGCCTGACCTTGTGGCGCTGTATGCCATCGACGTGTCAGGGCATGGCGTGGCGGCGGCGATGATGACGGCGCGGCTGGCGGGGATGCTGTCGCCCCATGCGCTTGACCGCAATGTCGCGCTGCGCGGCGGCGTGCCCGTGCCGCCCGAGGAGGTGGCGGCGGGGTTGAACCGGATGATGGGGCAGGAAATGCAGGTGGACCAGTATTTCACCATGGTCTTCGCGCATCTGGTCCTGTCGACCGGCGAGGTGCGGCTGGTGCAGGCGGGCCATCCGCATCCGGTGGTGCTGCGCGAGGGCGGGTTTGCCGCCCGGATCGGCGCGGGTGGCTTTCCTGTCGGGCTGGTGGCAGATGCGCGCTATGATGCGGTTTCGTTGCGGCTTTCGCCGGGCGACCGGCTGGTCATTCCGTCGGACGGGGTGACGGAATGTCCGGGAGCCAAGGGCGACTTGGGCGAGGAGGGGATGATCGCCCTGCTGCGCGGCAAGGCGGGGCTGTCGGGCGATAAGCTGCACAAGGCGCTGCTGGATGATCTGACCGCCTTTGCCGGAGGAGAGGATTTGCCCGACGATGTTTCGGCGGTGATCGTCGATTATCGCGGCGGGGCTATGCCCAGAACGCCGGCGAGCATGGCTTTGTCGCCCGCGTTGCCCAGAAGGTGA
- a CDS encoding CCA tRNA nucleotidyltransferase: MMPWVQDADAQAVCAALTEAGYRALFVGGCVRNALLGEPVSDYDIATDATPERVTNLAEKAGLKVVPTGIEHGTVTVVSGGKPHEVTTFRRDVETDGRHAVVAFSTDVAEDAARRDFTMNALYATAAGEVIDPLGGLPDLMARRVRFVGDAAQRIAEDYLRVLRFFRFHAWYGDAAEGIDAEGLAACAAAVDGLAGLSRERVGAELRKLVSAPDPAPAVASMARAGVLGAVLPGADDRALALLVHLEAGRVPRWKARLAVLGGNSDDLRLSRAEARDVAALREAAGSVHSAAGLGYLLGADLGADAVLVRAALMEQALPDAWQPEVARGAAAVLPVTAADLMDQVQGPALGARLREIENRWLAADLRAGRESLLG, from the coding sequence ATGATGCCTTGGGTTCAGGATGCGGACGCTCAGGCGGTTTGTGCTGCACTGACGGAGGCGGGATACCGGGCGCTGTTCGTGGGGGGCTGCGTGCGGAATGCGCTGCTGGGCGAGCCGGTGAGCGATTACGACATCGCAACGGATGCAACGCCGGAAAGAGTGACTAACCTTGCCGAAAAGGCAGGGTTGAAGGTGGTGCCGACCGGCATAGAGCACGGCACGGTGACTGTGGTTTCGGGCGGCAAGCCGCATGAGGTGACGACGTTCCGCCGCGATGTGGAAACCGACGGACGGCATGCGGTCGTAGCCTTTTCCACCGATGTTGCGGAAGACGCGGCGCGGCGGGATTTCACCATGAACGCGCTTTACGCTACGGCGGCCGGCGAGGTGATCGACCCGCTGGGTGGCTTGCCGGACCTGATGGCGCGGCGGGTGCGGTTTGTCGGCGATGCCGCGCAGCGGATTGCCGAGGATTATCTGCGCGTGTTGCGGTTCTTTCGCTTTCACGCCTGGTATGGCGACGCGGCGGAAGGGATCGATGCCGAAGGTCTGGCCGCATGTGCCGCGGCAGTTGACGGGTTGGCGGGCCTCTCGCGGGAACGGGTCGGGGCGGAACTGAGGAAGCTGGTTTCCGCGCCGGACCCTGCGCCTGCGGTGGCGTCGATGGCGCGGGCGGGGGTGTTGGGGGCGGTTTTGCCGGGGGCGGATGATCGCGCCCTAGCCCTTCTGGTGCATCTGGAGGCGGGGCGGGTGCCGCGCTGGAAGGCACGGCTGGCCGTTTTGGGTGGGAACAGTGACGATTTGCGGCTGAGCCGCGCCGAGGCGCGCGACGTGGCCGCGCTGCGCGAGGCGGCGGGGTCTGTCCATTCGGCAGCGGGTTTGGGATATTTGCTTGGTGCCGACCTTGGCGCAGATGCGGTACTGGTGCGGGCTGCGCTGATGGAGCAGGCCTTGCCTGACGCATGGCAGCCCGAGGTTGCGCGGGGGGCCGCAGCCGTGTTGCCGGTGACGGCCGCCGACCTGATGGATCAGGTGCAGGGGCCTGCGCTGGGCGCGCGCTTGCGCGAGATCGAAAATCGGTGGCTGGCCGCCGATCTGCGGGCCGGTCGCGAAAGCTTGCTGGGCTGA
- a CDS encoding argininosuccinate synthase produces MSKPKKVVLAYSGGLDTSIILKWLQTEYGCEVVTFTADLGQGEELEPAREKAILLGIKPENIHIIDVREEFVRDFVFPMFRANALYEGLYLLGTSIARPLISQHLVRIAHETGADAVAHGATGKGNDQVRFELSAYALDPSIKVIAPWREWDLTSRTKLLEFAEANQIPIAKDKRGDAPFSVDANLLHTSSEGKVLENPAEEAPEFVYQRVTPVEKAPDTPEYVEITFERGDAVAINGEALSPATILTRLNEIGGKHGVGLLDLVENRFVGMKSRGLYETPGGTILLEAHRGIEQITLDAGAGHLKDSIMPRYAELIYNGFWFSPEREMLQALIDKSQEHVTGTVRVKLYKGSARTVARWSDHSLYSEKHVTFEEDAGAYDQKDAAGFIKLNALRLKLIATRNARVAK; encoded by the coding sequence ATGTCCAAGCCCAAGAAAGTCGTTCTCGCCTATTCGGGCGGCCTCGATACCTCGATCATCCTGAAATGGCTGCAAACCGAATACGGGTGTGAAGTCGTCACCTTCACCGCCGACCTCGGCCAAGGCGAAGAGCTTGAACCTGCGCGCGAAAAGGCCATCCTTCTGGGCATCAAGCCCGAGAATATCCACATCATCGACGTGCGCGAAGAATTCGTCCGCGATTTCGTCTTCCCGATGTTCCGCGCCAACGCGCTGTATGAGGGGCTGTATCTCCTCGGCACCTCCATCGCCCGCCCGCTGATCTCGCAGCACCTCGTCCGCATCGCCCACGAAACCGGCGCCGATGCCGTGGCACATGGCGCAACCGGCAAGGGCAACGATCAGGTCCGCTTCGAGCTTTCGGCCTACGCGCTCGACCCGTCGATCAAGGTCATCGCCCCTTGGCGCGAATGGGATCTGACCAGCCGCACCAAGCTGTTGGAATTCGCCGAAGCCAACCAGATTCCGATCGCCAAAGACAAGCGCGGCGATGCGCCCTTCTCGGTTGACGCAAACCTGTTGCACACCTCATCCGAAGGCAAGGTTCTGGAAAACCCGGCCGAGGAAGCACCCGAATTCGTCTACCAGCGCGTCACGCCGGTCGAAAAAGCCCCCGACACGCCGGAATACGTGGAAATCACCTTCGAACGCGGCGATGCCGTGGCCATCAACGGCGAGGCGCTTTCCCCCGCGACCATCCTGACCCGCCTAAACGAAATCGGCGGCAAGCATGGCGTGGGCCTCTTGGATCTGGTGGAAAACCGCTTCGTCGGCATGAAGTCGCGCGGCCTTTACGAAACCCCCGGCGGCACGATCCTTTTGGAAGCGCACCGCGGCATCGAACAGATCACCCTTGATGCGGGCGCAGGCCACCTCAAAGACAGCATCATGCCGCGCTACGCCGAACTGATCTACAATGGCTTCTGGTTCTCGCCCGAGCGTGAAATGCTGCAAGCCCTGATCGACAAATCGCAAGAGCACGTCACCGGCACCGTCCGCGTGAAACTGTATAAAGGCAGCGCCCGCACCGTGGCCCGCTGGTCCGACCACTCGCTCTATTCGGAAAAGCACGTGACGTTTGAAGAAGACGCAGGCGCCTACGACCAGAAAGACGCCGCCGGCTTTATCAAACTCAACGCCCTGCGCCTGAAACTGATCGCCACGCGGAATGCGCGGGTCGCCAAATAA
- a CDS encoding histidine kinase: MLINWTRVQELRDEIGHDSFAEVVAVFLDESDTVIARPSLTAEDLHFLRGAALNLGFAELAEACSRTADRHVVTALYAASKASLLAEAI, translated from the coding sequence ATGCTCATCAACTGGACACGCGTGCAGGAATTGCGCGACGAAATCGGCCATGACAGCTTTGCCGAGGTGGTCGCCGTCTTCCTCGACGAAAGCGATACCGTCATTGCCCGCCCGTCCCTGACCGCCGAAGACCTGCATTTCCTGCGGGGCGCCGCGCTCAACCTCGGCTTTGCAGAACTGGCCGAGGCGTGCAGCCGCACGGCCGACCGGCACGTCGTCACCGCGCTATACGCCGCAAGCAAGGCCAGCCTGCTGGCCGAGGCGATCTAG
- a CDS encoding ABC transporter ATP-binding protein codes for MFAFFEGLVDPYKSYPRNDTPERQLWPFLLEYIRPFKAVFAITGVLSVITAFADVALIWYVGRLVDMLSVNGPGEVWALHGTEILLVALAVVVLRPVLLVAHVALLHNTIMVNFGTMMRWRAHAHVIRQPVGWFESDFAGRIANRIMQTPPAANDAVFQTFDAVSFASVTVVGAGIMLADADPWLLLPLVVWFVLYGFLVRWTVRRAGPASKAASDARSAITGRVVDAYTNIHSVKLFAQNDREMDYAKEVIEAAREAFKVEQRITTKMDLALTALNGLLIVTITGLAMVLWYQGSATVGTVAAASALVLRLNNMTYWIMWAFSSLVQSLGVVQEGMETITQPIGLVDRDGAPDLRYERGLIEVQGVSHHYGRGSGGLAKLSLTVRPGEKIGLVGRSGAGKSTLVRLMLRFYDCEDGRILIDGQDIAGVGQDSLRRLIGMVQQDSSLMHRSVRDNILYGRPDAGDEAMIAAARQAEAHDFILTLEDPQGRRGYDAHVGERGVKLSGGQRQRVALARVILKDAPILILDEATSALDSEAEAAIQTALSGVMAGKTVIAIAHRLSTIAAMDRIVVLEDGHIAEDGTHAELLQRNGLYARFWARQSGGFIGSEETEAAE; via the coding sequence GTGTTTGCTTTTTTCGAGGGCCTCGTTGACCCCTATAAATCCTATCCGCGCAATGACACGCCCGAGCGGCAGCTTTGGCCGTTTTTGCTGGAGTATATTCGCCCGTTCAAAGCGGTTTTTGCGATTACGGGGGTGCTTTCGGTCATAACCGCTTTCGCGGATGTGGCGCTGATCTGGTATGTCGGGCGCTTGGTCGACATGCTGTCGGTCAACGGGCCGGGCGAGGTTTGGGCGCTGCATGGGACCGAGATTTTGCTGGTCGCGCTGGCGGTGGTGGTGTTGCGGCCTGTGCTTCTGGTGGCGCATGTGGCGCTGCTGCACAACACGATCATGGTGAATTTCGGCACGATGATGCGCTGGCGGGCGCATGCCCATGTGATCCGCCAGCCGGTGGGCTGGTTCGAAAGCGATTTCGCCGGACGGATTGCCAACCGGATCATGCAGACGCCTCCGGCTGCGAATGATGCGGTGTTCCAGACCTTTGACGCGGTGAGCTTTGCGAGCGTTACGGTGGTGGGTGCCGGGATCATGCTGGCCGATGCCGACCCGTGGCTTTTGCTGCCGCTGGTGGTGTGGTTCGTGCTGTATGGTTTTCTGGTGCGCTGGACGGTCCGGCGGGCGGGGCCTGCGTCAAAGGCGGCGTCGGATGCGCGGTCGGCCATTACCGGGCGGGTGGTGGATGCCTATACCAACATCCATTCGGTCAAGCTGTTCGCCCAGAACGACCGCGAGATGGATTACGCCAAGGAAGTGATCGAGGCCGCGCGCGAGGCGTTCAAGGTCGAGCAGCGGATCACGACCAAGATGGACCTTGCGCTGACCGCGCTGAACGGGCTGCTGATCGTGACGATTACCGGGCTGGCTATGGTGCTGTGGTATCAGGGGTCGGCCACTGTGGGGACGGTGGCTGCGGCCTCGGCACTCGTGCTGCGGCTGAACAACATGACCTATTGGATCATGTGGGCGTTTTCGTCGCTCGTGCAGTCGCTTGGCGTGGTGCAGGAAGGGATGGAGACCATCACCCAGCCGATCGGACTGGTTGACCGCGATGGCGCGCCCGATCTGCGCTACGAGCGCGGGTTGATCGAGGTGCAGGGCGTCAGCCACCATTACGGGCGCGGGTCGGGCGGGTTGGCGAAGCTGTCGTTGACGGTGCGACCCGGCGAGAAGATCGGGCTTGTGGGCCGGTCGGGGGCGGGCAAGTCCACGCTGGTGCGGCTGATGCTGCGGTTTTACGACTGCGAGGACGGGCGCATCCTGATCGACGGGCAGGATATCGCGGGCGTGGGCCAAGATAGCTTGCGCCGCCTGATCGGGATGGTGCAGCAGGACAGCAGCCTGATGCACCGGTCGGTGCGCGACAACATCCTGTACGGGCGGCCCGACGCGGGTGACGAGGCAATGATCGCGGCGGCGCGGCAGGCCGAAGCGCATGATTTCATCCTGACGCTGGAAGACCCGCAAGGACGGCGCGGCTATGACGCGCATGTGGGCGAGCGGGGCGTGAAACTGTCGGGCGGGCAGCGGCAGCGGGTGGCGCTGGCGCGGGTGATCCTGAAGGACGCGCCGATCCTGATCTTGGACGAGGCGACGAGCGCACTCGATAGTGAGGCGGAAGCGGCGATCCAGACTGCGCTTTCGGGCGTTATGGCGGGCAAGACGGTGATCGCCATCGCGCACCGCCTGTCGACGATTGCCGCGATGGACCGGATCGTGGTGCTGGAAGACGGGCATATCGCCGAAGACGGGACGCACGCGGAATTGTTGCAACGGAATGGTCTTTATGCGCGGTTCTGGGCGCGGCAATCCGGTGGCTTCATCGGATCGGAAGAAACGGAGGCCGCCGAATGA
- the hslO gene encoding Hsp33 family molecular chaperone HslO: MTLGSQLAWDDTVLPFQLDRSDIRGRVARLDGVLEQVLRQHDYPPVIEALVAEAALLTALIGQSIKLRWKLSLQVRGKGPARLIATDYYGPSEDGQPARIRAYASYDTERLDLDAEPFSQIGEGYLAVLIDQGEGNVPYSGITPIAGRSLSDCAQTYFAQSEQLPTRFAVTYGKSQMAGGVAHWRAGGVMLQHMPKASPFVASEGGTGEGGLLNHTDILAGDEAENWTRANALLDTVEELELIGPSVQPTELLVRLFHEEDPRVYDAQPVRFGCTCSEDKVRNSLSIYSAKDIRHMTTDEGIVTADCQFCGAHYELDPLTVGFEAVKKPDAE; encoded by the coding sequence ATGACTCTTGGCTCACAACTCGCATGGGACGACACCGTCCTGCCGTTCCAGCTTGACCGGTCCGATATCCGCGGGCGCGTGGCGCGTCTGGACGGGGTTCTGGAGCAGGTGCTGCGCCAGCACGACTATCCGCCGGTGATCGAGGCGCTGGTGGCGGAAGCCGCACTTCTGACCGCGCTGATCGGACAGTCGATCAAGCTGCGCTGGAAGTTGTCGTTGCAGGTGCGCGGCAAAGGTCCGGCGCGGCTGATCGCGACCGATTACTACGGGCCTTCCGAGGATGGGCAGCCCGCGCGCATCCGCGCCTATGCCAGCTATGACACCGAGCGGCTGGATCTGGACGCCGAACCCTTCAGCCAGATCGGCGAGGGGTATCTGGCCGTGCTGATCGATCAGGGCGAAGGGAACGTGCCCTATTCGGGGATCACGCCGATTGCGGGGCGGTCTTTGTCGGATTGCGCGCAGACCTATTTCGCGCAGTCGGAACAACTGCCCACGCGCTTTGCGGTGACCTATGGCAAAAGCCAGATGGCAGGCGGCGTCGCGCATTGGCGGGCGGGCGGCGTGATGTTGCAGCACATGCCCAAGGCGTCGCCGTTCGTGGCAAGCGAGGGCGGGACGGGCGAGGGCGGGTTGCTGAACCACACCGACATTCTGGCGGGGGACGAGGCTGAAAACTGGACGCGGGCCAACGCGCTGCTGGATACGGTCGAAGAGCTGGAGCTGATCGGGCCAAGCGTGCAGCCGACCGAATTGCTGGTGCGCCTGTTCCACGAAGAAGACCCGCGGGTTTACGACGCCCAGCCGGTGCGATTTGGCTGCACCTGTTCGGAAGACAAGGTGCGGAATTCGCTGTCGATCTATTCGGCCAAGGACATCCGCCACATGACCACCGACGAGGGGATCGTGACCGCCGATTGCCAGTTCTGCGGGGCGCATTACGAGCTGGATCCGCTGACGGTCGGCTTCGAGGCGGTGAAAAAACCGGATGCCGAGTGA